Genomic window (Campylobacter concisus):
CATAGGTGAAGCAAATGGCGAGATGCGATCTTACATAGATCTTATCTGCTTTGACAAAGACGAGCTAGAGAAAAAGGCTAAAGAATTTAGCAAAGATCTTGGCGTAAAGATAGAAATTTGCGAGTTTAAACGCTGATTTTACATAAGATTCTACATAAAATAATACAAATCACGCCAGCTGATAAATTTATAAAAATATATTGCCAGCTGGTACTAACTATTAAATTTGTCTTTTAAATTTTGAGCTGTTTGAGAGATAAGCACAAAGCTTTAGCCCATATAAAAAGATGATCCACGAGATGTAGATCCAGACAAAGAAGAAAAGCACTGCTGAAAACGAGCCATAAACGCTTAGATAGGTTTTATTATAAAGGACATAATAGACAAAGGCCGACTTGCCAATATACCAAACAAGCGAGGCGGCAAATGAGCTAAAAAATGCGCTCTTAAATTTTATCTCGTCATTTACTGAGATGAGATATGTGATGCAAAATATCGCCCAAATGATGAGATATGGGAATATGCTTAAAAAATTTATCGAGTTTGTGATCACGTTTGAGTTTAGCATCTCTTGAATGAGGCTTGAAAGATAAAAACTACCAGCAAGACCAAGTGGCGCGAGTGTGATAAGCGTCCAATACGAGCTAAGTGCTGACCAAAATCCTCTAGCCTTATTTGCACGTGTCACTTTCAAAACTACATACTCGTAGTCGCTAAAGAACATGGCTGATGTAAATATCATCGCCACAAAGCCAACTAAGCCTAAATTTCCGCTATTTTGTAAGAAATTTTGCAAATAGTTCGAGATGATCTCTTGGTTACTTGGCAAAAGAGCCGAAAATATAAAGTCCTGAATCTTGGCGTAATAATCCTCAAAACTAGGCAGTTTTGTAAAGATAGAAAACGATATAAGAAGTATCGGAATGATCGATAAAATCGTATGAAAACTAAGGCTTGAGGCGTAGTGAAAGAGCT
Coding sequences:
- a CDS encoding YihY family inner membrane protein, whose product is MSRLSLSKQSLKEFLNLLPTLKDKELFHYASSLSFHTILSIIPILLISFSIFTKLPSFEDYYAKIQDFIFSALLPSNQEIISNYLQNFLQNSGNLGLVGFVAMIFTSAMFFSDYEYVVLKVTRANKARGFWSALSSYWTLITLAPLGLAGSFYLSSLIQEMLNSNVITNSINFLSIFPYLIIWAIFCITYLISVNDEIKFKSAFFSSFAASLVWYIGKSAFVYYVLYNKTYLSVYGSFSAVLFFFVWIYISWIIFLYGLKLCAYLSNSSKFKRQI